In Bythopirellula goksoeyrii, a single window of DNA contains:
- a CDS encoding type IV secretory system conjugative DNA transfer family protein encodes MTLFSNEPNCEQEDSNDEFVFDPTDPHVMRSQSRSEVPPEDYCGYISGTRHPTPADISAYTSPAEPGAILLPATIPLLNTQPRDPLSREPIYGVDLVLQTQERATHTMVLGVTGAGKNTQVIDPLRYSAISDPHQSVITFSLKSSDYGPIAQLCRQTNKQLVVINLNNSWRSVGWNPLATKDKNEAFARISRFADSVKNPHSRDSEFWTQWIKTALKGAWDAGYRSFPAMFNLFSLSFQELLSELRGHQNPSSRQLANFLTGSSGNAETVLASIIGALSSFLSESAMRVMSRDDLKLDRLFKEPVCLLIEMPETSLETQRVLYQMLALSVTDELINTAERSANRKVDATIFYDDMPSLGYLLSPERLMTMRSRGIGIVAGVQTISSLELAYGPSCRALMDNFSNKIVLPGGPACDADYFSHASGEQMVSLPCYEGENSSFCTRPLTSSASIRSPNYSHPLFGRPATLMFGSLSFQAYLQKSYELRPIAALLRTTRAITGHERLRTRQLPMPRFKQVKPAANSGDTEEKSFMDVSNWSEQRIRVTLEEVRKTIDWDNTTGSARKWWKAFEEDNANKLPMVLRLAEELKARKATITEFFLSYVYSNTDNIQANLHYLDYTRVKKKDQEAKKRKRAEESTEDVPPPSESGSALF; translated from the coding sequence ATGACCCTGTTTAGTAATGAGCCGAATTGTGAACAAGAGGATTCCAACGACGAATTTGTTTTCGACCCCACGGACCCGCATGTGATGCGGTCCCAATCACGGTCGGAGGTCCCTCCGGAGGACTATTGCGGCTATATTTCGGGAACCCGACACCCTACGCCGGCCGATATTTCGGCTTATACCTCCCCAGCAGAACCTGGTGCTATTCTGCTCCCTGCTACGATTCCCCTTCTGAATACCCAGCCCCGTGACCCCCTCTCCCGCGAGCCGATCTATGGAGTAGACCTCGTGTTACAAACGCAGGAGCGGGCAACGCATACGATGGTCTTGGGGGTCACCGGTGCGGGCAAGAATACGCAGGTAATCGACCCGTTGCGGTATTCCGCGATTTCTGACCCGCACCAGAGTGTGATCACGTTCTCCTTAAAGTCATCGGATTATGGCCCCATCGCCCAGCTGTGTCGGCAGACCAACAAGCAGCTGGTGGTGATAAATCTCAATAATTCCTGGCGAAGCGTGGGTTGGAATCCCCTTGCTACCAAAGACAAAAACGAGGCATTCGCGCGGATCAGCCGCTTTGCCGACTCGGTAAAGAACCCCCATTCCCGAGATTCCGAGTTCTGGACCCAGTGGATCAAGACGGCGCTCAAAGGGGCCTGGGATGCTGGGTACCGTTCTTTTCCTGCCATGTTCAACCTTTTTTCACTTTCCTTCCAAGAATTGCTAAGTGAGCTGCGCGGACACCAAAATCCAAGTTCTCGACAACTGGCGAATTTTCTGACCGGCAGTTCCGGCAATGCTGAGACGGTGTTGGCGTCGATTATCGGGGCCCTGAGTTCGTTTCTCTCTGAAAGCGCGATGCGAGTGATGTCGCGAGACGATTTGAAATTGGATCGACTCTTCAAGGAACCCGTCTGTCTGCTTATCGAAATGCCGGAAACGAGTCTCGAAACCCAGCGGGTGCTGTACCAGATGTTGGCGCTCAGTGTGACGGACGAACTCATCAACACGGCCGAGCGGTCGGCGAATCGAAAGGTGGATGCTACGATCTTCTACGACGACATGCCCTCCTTGGGGTATCTGCTTTCGCCGGAACGGTTGATGACCATGCGTTCCCGCGGAATCGGGATCGTAGCAGGTGTGCAGACTATCTCTTCGCTGGAACTTGCGTACGGTCCCAGTTGTCGGGCGCTGATGGACAATTTTTCCAACAAGATCGTTCTCCCGGGTGGCCCGGCTTGCGATGCCGACTACTTTTCCCACGCGAGTGGGGAACAAATGGTTTCGCTTCCTTGCTACGAAGGAGAGAATTCCTCATTCTGCACTCGACCGCTAACATCTTCGGCGTCGATTCGCTCTCCAAACTACTCGCACCCTCTCTTTGGTCGACCTGCCACATTGATGTTTGGATCGCTCTCATTTCAGGCCTATTTGCAGAAATCCTATGAGCTGCGCCCGATTGCTGCCCTCCTGCGCACTACCCGAGCAATCACGGGTCATGAACGATTACGGACTAGGCAGTTGCCTATGCCTAGGTTCAAACAGGTGAAGCCGGCTGCTAACTCAGGCGACACGGAAGAGAAAAGTTTCATGGATGTCAGCAACTGGAGTGAGCAGCGAATCCGAGTCACACTGGAAGAAGTTAGGAAAACGATCGACTGGGACAACACAACGGGTTCCGCCAGAAAATGGTGGAAGGCATTTGAGGAGGATAATGCGAATAAGTTGCCTATGGTCCTGCGCTTGGCGGAAGAGCTGAAGGCTCGCAAAGCAACGATCACGGAGTTTTTCTTGAGCTATGTCTACAGCAATACGGATAACATTCAAGCCAATTTGCACTACCTCGACTACACTCGTGTGAAGAAGAAGGATCAAGAAGCGAAGAAGCGCAAGCGGGCCGAAGAATCCACTGAAGACGTTCCGCCCCCATCGGAATCAGGGTCCGCGCTATTTTAG
- a CDS encoding nucleoside deaminase, translating to MTTSDDLQHRERMIALVEFTSTSLATEFPSPFGSSIYDLQSGQLVAQAYDTVIQHSDPTNHAEMNAIRLATTKLGQLSLHGQILYSTCEPCPMCMSACIWAELETVVFGASTMEDANHYWPQASDLSPAQLVTHMRREPKCQILPHVERSSCQELFRQCDEVLQQRSLRLPPNR from the coding sequence ATGACCACGTCGGATGATCTTCAGCACCGTGAGCGGATGATTGCGCTCGTCGAGTTCACCTCGACCTCGTTGGCAACCGAGTTTCCGTCCCCCTTCGGCTCGTCGATCTACGATCTCCAGAGCGGCCAACTAGTGGCTCAGGCTTACGATACGGTCATCCAACATTCCGATCCAACCAATCACGCCGAGATGAACGCCATTCGCCTGGCCACAACCAAGCTCGGCCAACTCTCACTCCACGGCCAAATTCTCTACAGCACCTGCGAGCCGTGCCCGATGTGCATGTCCGCTTGCATCTGGGCCGAATTGGAAACGGTCGTGTTCGGTGCGTCCACCATGGAGGACGCAAACCACTACTGGCCCCAGGCCTCGGACCTCTCCCCCGCCCAACTTGTCACCCACATGCGCCGCGAGCCAAAGTGCCAGATACTCCCCCACGTCGAACGCTCCAGCTGCCAGGAATTATTCCGCCAATGCGACGAAGTCCTCCAGCAACGTAGTCTCCGGTTGCCGCCAAACCGCTAA
- a CDS encoding N-acetylmuramoyl-L-alanine amidase-like domain-containing protein, which produces MLTFLDIFALVAGLVALVPGSESVAQINEQFAACERLGLDADQIASLQDQPLYEFTESEVDTYLRFLSATEPDLRQRIIHLARKNIGQPYELYLLGEMPFEPYDPQPIYCLGKSDCVVFAEHTYAMALAQNWPSFMKMLQRIRYRDGQLGVTTRNHYTEVDWNISNRWLVEDITAPLAGDKAVDFSETIDRARFFKNRYQLQVDVPVEKHEDIYLPYVEIDEAKQELQDGDFVNIVRATVKPDAPPNETFGGSVFVGHVGLIAHGPNGEVHLIHSTPPQVREEPIDEYIARSTEDNAIKDAAGKPRLVGFKFLRLREKPLEHLQQIDGPAAPRVTLPSGNEAQF; this is translated from the coding sequence GTGCTAACTTTTTTAGATATCTTTGCCTTGGTCGCAGGTCTGGTCGCTCTTGTGCCGGGCAGTGAATCGGTGGCCCAGATCAACGAGCAATTCGCCGCCTGCGAGCGACTCGGCCTCGACGCTGACCAAATCGCCAGCCTCCAGGACCAGCCACTCTATGAGTTCACGGAATCTGAGGTCGACACGTATTTAAGATTCCTCAGCGCCACCGAACCTGATCTCCGCCAGCGCATTATCCACCTCGCCCGCAAAAACATCGGTCAGCCTTATGAACTCTACTTGCTTGGCGAGATGCCTTTCGAACCCTACGACCCGCAGCCCATTTACTGCCTGGGTAAAAGCGATTGCGTCGTTTTCGCCGAGCACACGTATGCAATGGCGCTCGCGCAGAACTGGCCCAGCTTCATGAAGATGCTGCAGCGCATTCGATATCGAGATGGCCAACTGGGTGTCACCACCCGCAACCACTATACCGAGGTCGACTGGAACATCTCGAATCGTTGGCTCGTGGAAGATATCACAGCACCACTGGCCGGTGACAAGGCTGTAGACTTCAGTGAAACGATCGATCGCGCCAGATTCTTCAAGAACCGCTACCAGTTGCAGGTGGATGTCCCCGTCGAAAAGCATGAAGACATTTATTTGCCGTATGTCGAGATCGACGAGGCAAAACAGGAATTACAAGACGGCGACTTCGTGAACATCGTCCGGGCGACCGTCAAACCAGACGCCCCGCCCAACGAAACCTTTGGAGGCAGCGTGTTTGTGGGCCATGTGGGACTGATTGCCCACGGCCCCAATGGCGAGGTGCATCTGATCCATTCCACACCGCCACAGGTACGCGAAGAGCCGATCGATGAGTACATTGCCCGTTCGACCGAGGATAATGCCATCAAGGATGCCGCCGGCAAACCGCGCCTCGTAGGATTCAAGTTCCTCCGCCTACGCGAGAAACCACTCGAGCACCTTCAACAAATCGACGGCCCCGCCGCCCCCCGCGTAACACTCCCCTCCGGCAACGAAGCGCAGTTTTGA
- a CDS encoding gamma carbonic anhydrase family protein, whose protein sequence is MTIRSVHNISPQLGERVYIDSAATVIGDVTLGDDVSVWPGAVIRGDLLPIKVGHRSNVQDNSVLHTTHKSKFNPDGWPLTIGDDVVIGHRAVLHGCVVGDRVLIGIGAIVNDGAVVEDEVIVGAGCLVPPGKVLESGFVYVGNPCKVLRPITEVEREFFSYSAGNYVRLKDRYLAGGE, encoded by the coding sequence GTGACTATTCGCTCCGTTCACAATATCTCTCCCCAACTCGGCGAGCGGGTCTACATAGATTCAGCCGCCACTGTTATCGGCGATGTCACTCTTGGCGACGATGTGAGCGTTTGGCCGGGGGCCGTGATTCGGGGGGACTTGCTGCCGATCAAGGTGGGGCATCGCTCCAACGTGCAGGATAATTCTGTGTTACACACCACGCACAAGAGCAAATTCAACCCGGACGGGTGGCCGCTGACGATTGGCGACGACGTGGTGATTGGCCATCGGGCCGTGCTGCATGGTTGTGTGGTGGGTGATCGGGTGCTGATTGGCATTGGGGCGATTGTGAATGATGGGGCGGTGGTTGAAGACGAGGTGATCGTCGGGGCGGGGTGTTTGGTGCCGCCGGGGAAAGTGTTGGAGAGCGGATTTGTGTATGTGGGGAATCCCTGCAAAGTCTTGCGACCGATTACGGAAGTGGAGCGGGAGTTCTTCAGTTATTCGGCGGGGAATTATGTGCGGTTGAAGGATCGGTATTTGGCTGGCGGTGAGTAG
- a CDS encoding Gfo/Idh/MocA family protein, which translates to MRTTTRRYFLQQGALVGGALALGSRAFGATSANEQVNLGVIGLGWRGGQLIDAFGRVPGVKIAAICDPDSSLVDEWSAKVPDAQTFSDLRGLLDLAEIDAVAIATCNHWHCLAALWAMEAGKHVYVEKPLCNAHWEGVQVVNATDRYKKICQIGTQQRSAPFLGELKQLLHEEKLLGPIEWVRVNRFGVRASIGKREAPLAPPATLDYNLWLGPAEDQPIYREKWHYDWHWDWNTGAGEMGNWGVHILDDVRNNVFQDSVAFPQRAIAAGGRFGWHDAGNTPNVHFALLDTGTIPVVIALTNLPDKPGSESAPKCPGPGSGYIAYCEGGRLEGQRGKAQFFDSEGKLIKEFSGNDGMGAHQVNFIEAIRNNSPDSLNGPVNEGHHSTAWCTLANYAYRAAQETATSDSTDPSVLVEQLGADARLSAAAATILEQLSQVAANNQQGIDALELTLGPVLTFDSASEQFTGEHAEVANQYLRTLGRGEFVVKEV; encoded by the coding sequence ATGCGAACTACTACTCGTCGATATTTTTTGCAACAAGGGGCTTTGGTTGGTGGAGCGCTCGCGCTTGGCTCTCGAGCTTTTGGCGCGACAAGTGCCAATGAGCAAGTGAATTTGGGTGTTATCGGTTTGGGGTGGCGCGGGGGGCAACTTATTGATGCCTTTGGCCGAGTTCCTGGGGTGAAGATTGCTGCTATCTGTGATCCAGATAGTTCGCTCGTTGATGAATGGTCTGCGAAAGTACCCGATGCCCAGACATTTTCGGATCTTCGCGGTCTGCTCGATCTGGCTGAGATCGATGCCGTAGCGATTGCCACTTGCAACCACTGGCACTGTCTGGCAGCGCTGTGGGCAATGGAAGCGGGGAAGCATGTCTATGTCGAGAAGCCGCTGTGCAATGCCCATTGGGAAGGAGTGCAGGTCGTCAACGCGACGGACAGGTACAAAAAGATTTGCCAGATCGGCACGCAACAGCGTTCAGCCCCTTTCCTGGGTGAGCTCAAGCAATTATTGCATGAGGAGAAACTACTGGGACCGATCGAGTGGGTCCGAGTGAATCGCTTCGGAGTGCGAGCATCGATTGGCAAGCGAGAGGCACCGCTGGCGCCTCCAGCGACGCTCGACTACAACCTGTGGCTCGGCCCAGCGGAAGATCAGCCAATCTATCGCGAAAAGTGGCACTATGATTGGCACTGGGATTGGAACACCGGTGCTGGTGAGATGGGCAACTGGGGCGTCCACATTTTGGATGATGTGCGGAACAATGTGTTTCAAGATTCTGTTGCTTTTCCTCAACGGGCGATTGCAGCAGGAGGCCGGTTCGGCTGGCACGATGCGGGCAACACGCCCAATGTGCATTTTGCTCTCTTGGACACGGGAACGATTCCTGTGGTGATTGCCTTGACCAATCTTCCAGACAAGCCCGGCAGCGAATCGGCGCCAAAATGCCCAGGGCCTGGCAGTGGATACATTGCGTATTGCGAAGGTGGACGCCTGGAAGGCCAGCGAGGGAAAGCCCAATTCTTCGACTCCGAAGGTAAACTGATCAAAGAGTTTTCCGGGAACGATGGCATGGGCGCCCATCAGGTAAACTTCATTGAAGCGATCCGAAACAATTCGCCAGACTCACTTAACGGGCCCGTGAACGAAGGACACCACTCGACGGCTTGGTGCACACTAGCGAATTATGCCTACCGCGCTGCCCAGGAAACGGCGACAAGTGATTCAACAGATCCTAGCGTCTTGGTTGAACAACTTGGGGCGGACGCTAGGCTCTCTGCCGCGGCGGCTACGATCCTAGAGCAACTCAGCCAAGTGGCAGCCAACAACCAACAAGGCATTGATGCTCTCGAACTTACCCTGGGTCCCGTACTCACATTCGACTCAGCAAGTGAGCAGTTCACAGGTGAACACGCCGAAGTGGCGAATCAATACTTGCGTACTCTTGGACGTGGCGAGTTTGTGGTGAAGGAAGTTTGA
- a CDS encoding MOSC domain-containing protein, with translation MHQTLHLTLDEMESQLEHIRQSPSDNGVLEMIVCRPDVDQRQMLFEAKVDPEQGLLGDSWLTRGDYRGGPANADTQINVMNSRVISLLAQDRERWQLAGDQLYVDFDLSDENLPVGSKLTIGSAVLEVTAEPHTGCKKFAQRFGPDATKFVNSPEGKRLHLRGINARVVQGGTVRTGDTIRKL, from the coding sequence ATGCATCAAACCTTGCACCTAACCCTCGACGAAATGGAATCGCAGCTCGAGCATATCCGCCAATCCCCTTCCGACAACGGCGTGCTGGAGATGATCGTCTGCCGCCCCGATGTCGACCAGAGACAAATGCTGTTCGAAGCGAAAGTCGACCCCGAGCAAGGTTTGCTCGGCGATAGCTGGCTCACCCGCGGCGACTACCGCGGGGGACCGGCAAATGCCGACACTCAGATCAACGTCATGAACAGTCGTGTGATTTCGCTCTTGGCGCAGGACCGCGAGCGGTGGCAACTCGCTGGGGATCAACTCTATGTCGACTTCGATTTGAGCGACGAGAATCTCCCCGTTGGTTCGAAGCTCACCATCGGCTCGGCCGTGCTGGAAGTGACTGCCGAGCCCCACACCGGCTGCAAGAAATTCGCTCAGCGCTTCGGCCCCGATGCGACCAAGTTTGTAAATTCCCCTGAAGGCAAGCGGCTGCACCTCCGTGGCATCAACGCCCGCGTGGTCCAAGGGGGCACCGTGCGCACCGGCGACACCATCCGCAAGCTCTAG
- a CDS encoding DinB family protein: MSRDRIQTATERIEFARGYTKQFLTELSDEEWFWTPPGFVTHVAWQVAHLAASQYSLCLLRVRGHRDSDDAIIPQEFFENFRIGSTPLAGAANNPPLSEIQRIFDGVQAQVLSEIAEYTDAELDVPLDKPHPAFDTKLGAIEYSPQHELVHAGQIALLRRLMGKEFKR, translated from the coding sequence ATGTCCCGCGACCGCATCCAAACCGCAACCGAGCGAATCGAGTTCGCCCGTGGCTACACCAAGCAGTTTCTCACGGAACTCTCCGATGAAGAGTGGTTTTGGACTCCGCCAGGGTTTGTCACCCATGTCGCCTGGCAGGTAGCCCATCTAGCCGCCTCGCAATATAGCCTCTGCCTACTGCGAGTGCGGGGCCATCGAGACAGCGACGACGCAATCATCCCCCAGGAGTTTTTTGAAAATTTCCGCATCGGCTCAACTCCCCTGGCCGGCGCAGCGAACAATCCCCCGCTCTCCGAGATTCAACGGATCTTTGACGGCGTCCAGGCCCAGGTCCTCAGCGAAATCGCCGAGTACACGGATGCAGAATTGGATGTTCCCCTTGATAAACCGCATCCGGCATTCGACACCAAGCTGGGTGCCATCGAGTACAGCCCCCAGCACGAATTGGTTCACGCAGGCCAAATCGCACTGCTGCGCCGCCTGATGGGGAAAGAGTTCAAGCGGTGA
- a CDS encoding CDGSH iron-sulfur domain-containing protein produces MSEVKIRMRPNGPFVVEGPFQLFDSQGQAFTLNPEKPAIALCRCGHSENKPFCDGAHKNCDFQSDERPPTV; encoded by the coding sequence ATGTCTGAAGTCAAAATTCGTATGCGTCCCAATGGCCCCTTCGTCGTCGAAGGCCCGTTTCAGTTGTTCGATTCTCAGGGCCAAGCATTCACACTCAATCCCGAAAAACCGGCGATCGCCCTCTGCCGTTGCGGCCACTCAGAAAACAAGCCGTTTTGCGATGGAGCGCACAAGAACTGCGATTTCCAATCGGATGAACGACCACCAACGGTGTAA
- a CDS encoding anti-sigma factor family protein — protein sequence MSELNNQPDFDDSLLSAYVDGELTDEQRAMVEARLAEDPQARQLVAELEAVSSKVRSLPRVKATEDMRAAVFQQIDGPSVPLQPSELTMRKRLLWPLLATAALLMLMFYQPAGNEKEVELAQIDKAPVGKERANAKDESAPQALSELKAIEEVPKADAFGAPRLRDESSTEGIAAAPSDERSDIVREMATDSAVALGVDHVAGSLIAPESNVGLVHVTLKDLRSGAEHFDRLLVANDIQIVDEPVEQDAKASFRGSGLYAESRDGGVAGAASQSDSSKDESKSLQPKGKTQTPAAEMVFVEAPPEQLAKFFFACSQDTEAIQSLTIDEPANAVSGGKPTEQLEQYRQYEKPMRQQAAPQNYVVTPEQQGVIAALNSLDLASEPTAGSASAGLQQQAWATKLRNNQSPVERKQLEEQIQSRRNLDSSDKKRKLAKKDADSPPPMRVLFLLHESETSEK from the coding sequence ATGTCAGAACTAAACAACCAACCCGATTTCGACGACTCTTTGCTGAGCGCCTATGTTGATGGCGAACTCACCGACGAGCAGCGCGCCATGGTCGAGGCACGGTTGGCTGAGGATCCACAGGCCCGGCAGTTGGTCGCCGAATTGGAGGCCGTTTCTTCGAAAGTGCGGTCTCTGCCTCGAGTTAAAGCGACTGAGGACATGCGTGCCGCCGTTTTCCAGCAGATCGACGGGCCCTCAGTTCCCCTTCAACCGAGTGAACTAACTATGCGCAAGCGTCTACTCTGGCCCTTGCTGGCCACGGCGGCGCTATTGATGCTGATGTTCTACCAGCCAGCAGGCAACGAGAAGGAAGTCGAACTTGCCCAAATCGACAAGGCTCCAGTCGGCAAAGAACGAGCTAATGCAAAGGACGAATCCGCTCCCCAGGCATTATCAGAGTTAAAGGCGATCGAAGAGGTACCGAAAGCCGACGCATTCGGCGCGCCCCGTTTGCGAGACGAATCTTCAACGGAGGGAATTGCCGCCGCGCCGAGTGATGAACGGTCTGATATAGTACGGGAAATGGCAACCGATTCCGCTGTTGCACTCGGCGTCGACCACGTTGCAGGCAGCTTGATCGCGCCAGAATCCAACGTGGGACTCGTACATGTCACACTCAAAGACCTGCGTTCGGGCGCAGAACATTTCGATCGTCTACTTGTCGCTAATGACATCCAAATTGTTGACGAGCCCGTCGAACAGGATGCCAAAGCATCATTCCGTGGTTCAGGCTTGTATGCCGAATCTCGTGATGGCGGAGTGGCGGGAGCTGCCTCGCAGAGTGATTCGAGCAAAGATGAATCGAAATCTCTTCAGCCTAAGGGAAAGACGCAGACCCCCGCAGCAGAGATGGTTTTCGTGGAAGCCCCTCCTGAACAACTTGCCAAGTTTTTCTTCGCGTGCAGTCAAGACACCGAAGCGATCCAGTCGCTCACAATCGATGAACCCGCGAATGCGGTCAGCGGTGGAAAACCCACTGAGCAACTCGAACAGTATCGGCAATACGAAAAACCAATGCGTCAGCAAGCCGCCCCACAAAATTATGTCGTCACTCCCGAGCAGCAAGGCGTGATCGCCGCGCTCAACTCGCTTGACCTTGCCTCGGAACCTACGGCGGGCTCCGCTTCAGCGGGCCTGCAACAACAAGCCTGGGCCACCAAGCTACGAAACAATCAATCGCCCGTCGAACGAAAACAACTTGAAGAGCAAATCCAATCTAGACGCAATTTGGATTCTAGCGACAAGAAACGGAAACTTGCCAAGAAAGATGCGGACTCTCCGCCGCCGATGCGCGTACTGTTCCTCCTGCACGAGAGCGAGACGTCAGAGAAATAG
- a CDS encoding RNA polymerase sigma factor: MTQIRPSDAELVAATQGGDRQAFGTLVERHQDRLFNTLLRVLGNAEDASEVLQDAFVQAYTKLDTFRGSSQFYTWMYRVALNLACSHRRRHRRRDEELSIDMMKANVGQEPIDNEVAPDERLLRVEQAEVIQSALLKLSDEHRQILVLREMEDCSYDTIAEILQLPVGTVRSRLFRARMQMKELLVGSPCQN, from the coding sequence GTGACCCAGATTCGACCCAGCGACGCCGAGTTGGTGGCAGCTACCCAAGGGGGGGACCGTCAGGCCTTCGGAACGCTTGTGGAGCGGCATCAGGATAGGCTGTTCAATACCTTGCTCCGAGTGCTGGGCAATGCCGAGGATGCCAGCGAGGTGCTGCAGGATGCCTTCGTTCAGGCGTACACCAAGCTCGACACGTTCCGTGGCTCGTCCCAGTTTTATACCTGGATGTATCGTGTGGCATTGAATCTGGCCTGCTCCCATCGCCGGCGGCACAGGCGGCGCGATGAAGAACTGTCGATTGATATGATGAAAGCGAATGTTGGACAAGAGCCGATTGATAACGAAGTCGCACCCGATGAGCGATTGCTGCGAGTCGAACAGGCAGAAGTTATCCAGTCCGCTTTATTGAAGCTTAGCGACGAGCATCGCCAAATATTGGTCCTGCGCGAAATGGAAGACTGCTCCTACGATACCATTGCCGAGATCCTCCAGTTGCCAGTCGGCACCGTCCGCAGCCGCCTGTTCCGCGCTCGAATGCAAATGAAAGAGCTACTAGTTGGAAGTCCATGTCAGAACTAA
- a CDS encoding aminotransferase class I/II-fold pyridoxal phosphate-dependent enzyme translates to MEPLQWIDDELGERQRAGLLRTLPPPLTTAGAVVEVAGKSIINFASNDYLGLAADKRLSEAAIASFHQQGVGRGASPLVSGRSMVHEALEKRLAAFFGTEAALLFPTSFAANAGIIPALVGMGDAIYGDEKNHASIIDGCRLARAERHIYPHAKIDALATLLEAGKKYRRRLIVTDTLFSMDGDLARLPQIAELAHEHDAMLMVDEAHAIGVFGANGRGVVEHFSAAHPKLPERVHIRVGSFGKALGAAGGYVCGSAALISWLANTARTYVFSTAHPAAVSAAALVALDLVDREPERRRGLLERAAELRERLTADGWNTGRSESQIIPVILGSPERTMEISEKLRDRGIWAPGIRPPSVPAGESLLRLGFTAGHTGEMVERLLETLKKVRRSE, encoded by the coding sequence ATGGAACCACTTCAGTGGATAGACGACGAGCTTGGCGAGCGGCAACGTGCCGGGTTGCTGCGCACACTCCCCCCTCCCCTTACTACGGCGGGAGCGGTCGTGGAGGTCGCAGGAAAATCGATTATTAATTTTGCGTCCAACGACTATCTGGGGCTCGCCGCGGACAAGCGGCTTTCTGAGGCTGCCATCGCAAGCTTCCATCAACAAGGAGTGGGCCGCGGAGCCAGTCCGCTCGTGAGTGGTCGCTCGATGGTTCACGAGGCCCTCGAAAAGCGGCTTGCCGCTTTCTTCGGCACTGAAGCTGCCCTGCTATTTCCAACCAGCTTTGCCGCCAATGCGGGGATCATCCCGGCACTGGTTGGTATGGGGGATGCAATCTACGGCGATGAGAAGAATCACGCCAGCATCATCGATGGTTGCCGACTCGCGCGGGCGGAGCGTCACATCTATCCCCACGCGAAGATCGATGCGCTGGCAACGCTCTTAGAGGCCGGGAAAAAATATCGGCGGCGGTTGATCGTGACAGACACGCTGTTCAGCATGGATGGCGATCTCGCACGCCTACCGCAGATTGCCGAGTTGGCTCACGAACACGATGCGATGTTGATGGTTGACGAAGCCCATGCGATAGGGGTGTTCGGAGCGAATGGCCGGGGTGTGGTCGAACATTTTTCCGCGGCACATCCTAAATTGCCGGAGAGAGTTCATATCCGGGTAGGATCGTTCGGCAAAGCCTTGGGAGCGGCGGGGGGATACGTCTGCGGCTCGGCAGCGCTCATCTCCTGGTTGGCAAACACCGCACGAACCTATGTTTTCTCGACGGCACACCCAGCCGCGGTGAGTGCCGCGGCGCTAGTGGCGCTGGATCTGGTAGATCGCGAACCAGAACGTCGCCGGGGCCTCTTGGAACGGGCCGCAGAATTGCGTGAACGGCTCACAGCCGACGGCTGGAACACCGGCCGCAGTGAGAGCCAGATTATTCCAGTGATTCTCGGCTCGCCTGAACGGACGATGGAGATCTCCGAGAAACTCCGCGACCGCGGAATCTGGGCACCAGGCATTCGGCCGCCCTCGGTGCCAGCGGGAGAGTCGCTGTTGCGGCTAGGGTTTACCGCGGGGCATACCGGGGAGATGGTTGAGCGGCTTCTGGAGACACTCAAGAAAGTGCGTCGAAGCGAATGA
- a CDS encoding DUF2442 domain-containing protein, which translates to MKTVVAKDDHTLELQFESGEVGIYDFNPHLEFGIFQELKDLDYFRQARVENGTVAWPNEQDVCPDTLYEGSLKLANRDQS; encoded by the coding sequence GTGAAAACCGTTGTAGCCAAGGATGATCACACACTCGAACTCCAATTCGAGAGTGGTGAAGTTGGCATCTACGATTTCAATCCTCATCTAGAGTTTGGGATTTTTCAAGAGTTGAAGGATCTTGACTATTTTCGCCAAGCGCGGGTTGAAAATGGGACAGTGGCTTGGCCCAACGAACAAGACGTTTGCCCCGACACCCTTTACGAAGGTTCGCTGAAATTAGCGAACCGTGATCAATCTTGA
- a CDS encoding DUF4160 domain-containing protein — translation MPVLSRFYGIVVSMYFLDNKRHNLPHIHARYQSEEAVFAIPDGEILEGGLPPGKIRLVQAWIEIHRQELLDGWQLAVNGELPNKIPPLK, via the coding sequence ATGCCTGTATTGTCCAGATTTTATGGAATAGTCGTCTCCATGTATTTTTTGGACAACAAACGGCACAATCTCCCCCATATCCACGCAAGATACCAAAGCGAAGAAGCAGTGTTCGCCATTCCCGATGGTGAGATACTGGAAGGCGGGCTGCCTCCTGGTAAAATTAGATTAGTACAAGCATGGATAGAAATACATCGCCAAGAGTTACTTGACGGTTGGCAGCTTGCGGTTAACGGCGAACTACCCAATAAAATTCCGCCATTGAAATAG